The Bacteroidales bacterium sequence GGATTTGCCAAAATCACTTTCCGGAGTAGATGCGATGATTTTTGCCGTTCCACACTCGGCTTACAAGAACCTCAAACCTGAAGATATTGTTGAATGGGCCGGCGGACCGATTGCAGTAATTGATGCCTTCGGTATGTTGCCCGACGACAAAATCCGGAGATATTTCGAACTGGGATGCGAGGTGAAAGCATTGGGGCGCGGACACGTGCAGCGAATTAAGAAAGAGGTGAAAGGGTAATTGGTTCCTAGACACAAAACCTTAATGGGTTTATCATACCGGTGTCAGTAATCAATCTTTCGAAGAAAAGATAAGTCTGAAGCCGCTTCCGTGGATATTTACAATCTCGATGGACGGATCATCTTTGAAGTATTTCCGGAGTTTGGTGATAAAGACATCCATGCTTCGTGTGGTGAAATAATTATCTTCTCCCCAGATTTTTTTAAGCGCGATGTCCCTTGGTAAAACATTTCCAGATTTGTGGTACAACATCAGCAGCAACTCCGCCTCGCGGGGCGAAAGTTTTTGCTCCATGCCATGAAGTAAAATTTTCCGGTGCGAATAGTTGAACAGATATTTCCCAATTTTCAACTCATCGGTATCTTCTTTTTGACCCTGCTGAATTACATTCCTTTTGAGGATGGCCTGGATTTTACAGAGTAAAACCTCGGAGTCGAACGGCTTGGTGATATAGTCGTCGGCGCCAAGCTGATAACCTTGTAAAATGTCTTGTTTGAGTGTTTTGGCCGTCAGAAAAATGATAGGAATACTATTATTGATAAGTTTTATTTCTTTCGCAATCTGAAAACCATCTACGTTTGGAAGCATAACATCGAGGATGCAAATATCAAATTCCTCTGTGCGAAACTCGCTGAGGGCATATTTTCCGTCGTCAATCCAGTGGACGAGGTAATCATTAATTTCGAGGTATGATTTTAGCACGGCGCCAAAATTATG is a genomic window containing:
- a CDS encoding response regulator transcription factor, whose protein sequence is MGHKVHIFLVEDDHNFGAVLKSYLEINDYLVHWIDDGKYALSEFRTEEFDICILDVMLPNVDGFQIAKEIKLINNSIPIIFLTAKTLKQDILQGYQLGADDYITKPFDSEVLLCKIQAILKRNVIQQGQKEDTDELKIGKYLFNYSHRKILLHGMEQKLSPREAELLLMLYHKSGNVLPRDIALKKIWGEDNYFTTRSMDVFITKLRKYFKDDPSIEIVNIHGSGFRLIFSSKD